In a single window of the Prochlorococcus marinus CUG1415 genome:
- a CDS encoding cytochrome B gives MTNILLILFFLIVFLVVLFLSFFYSKRKKFLDRKTTISPTYVPFLKEQEFNPDISTDNWDLHKLRLDKFKRSQYKGLTFFVSSENKIYYLSEEGDKVYC, from the coding sequence ATGACAAATATATTATTAATTCTTTTTTTTCTTATTGTTTTTTTAGTAGTTTTATTTCTCTCGTTTTTTTATTCAAAGCGAAAAAAATTTTTAGACAGAAAAACAACAATTAGTCCTACTTATGTACCTTTCTTAAAAGAACAAGAATTTAATCCTGACATAAGTACTGATAATTGGGATTTACACAAACTTAGATTAGATAAATTTAAAAGATCACAATATAAGGGATTAACTTTCTTCGTAAGTTCAGAAAATAAAATTTACTATCTTTCTGAAGAAGGGGATAAGGTTTATTGCTAA
- a CDS encoding high light inducible protein: protein MANSNVTTESGGRQNMFPTETRPYIDESVSYDSYPQNAEKVNGRWAMIGLVALVGAYVSTGQIIPGIF from the coding sequence ATGGCTAATTCAAACGTTACTACTGAATCAGGCGGCAGGCAGAACATGTTTCCTACTGAGACACGTCCTTACATAGATGAGTCTGTTTCTTACGACAGCTACCCACAAAATGCAGAAAAAGTTAACGGTCGTTGGGCAATGATTGGCCTTGTTGCCTTAGTAGGTGCTTACGTTTCAACCGGACAAATTATTCCTGGCATTTTTTAA
- a CDS encoding protein adenylyltransferase SelO family protein, translated as MSTKSDSLKGKLTENFSEFSQLSDYSFMNSLKADPQSTKDGNDHKPRSVYSGHYVPVVPTAIPEPEYISHSNKLFKELRLSSNLTKDQNFCRFFSGDISVANYPMSSVGWATGYALSIYGTEYTQQCPYGTGNGYGDGRAISVFEGLFNGKRMEMQLKGGGPTPYCRGADGRAVLRSSVREFLAQELMDALGIPTSRSLTLYVSRSEIVRRPWYSKGSRYFEPDIMIDNQAAITTRVAPSFLRVGQIELFARRVRDNAHDEALNELKMIVQHLIDRNYKDEIEYEISIQSKVIKLASLYRSRLISLIANWMRVGYCQGNFNSDNCAAGGYTLDYGPFGFCELFDPRFQPWTGGGEHFSFFNQPSAAAINFKTFCSSLSPLISQRKQDQEKLDQIEKDFSELMNKELMKMWANKLGLEHYNETLINEFFNLMVISKADYTILFRKLSEIPDNLDSLKDCFYLPINDELNNRWEVWLENWQTVLKKEGNIKAKSASMKSLNPVYTWREWMVVPAYEEAEKGNYKKIKELQDIFSNPYVEQPAEIDQKYNRLKPSQYFNYGGVSHYSCSS; from the coding sequence ATGTCAACCAAATCTGATTCATTAAAAGGAAAGCTTACAGAAAATTTTTCCGAATTTTCTCAACTATCTGACTATTCTTTTATGAATTCTCTTAAAGCAGATCCTCAATCAACAAAAGATGGAAATGATCATAAGCCGCGTTCAGTATATTCAGGTCATTACGTACCAGTTGTTCCAACTGCTATTCCAGAACCAGAATATATTTCCCATAGCAACAAACTTTTTAAAGAACTAAGGCTAAGCTCAAATCTTACTAAAGACCAGAATTTTTGTCGTTTTTTCTCAGGTGATATTTCTGTTGCTAATTATCCAATGAGTTCTGTTGGTTGGGCAACAGGTTATGCATTATCTATTTACGGGACTGAATATACCCAACAATGTCCCTATGGCACTGGCAATGGTTATGGCGATGGCAGAGCAATTTCTGTTTTTGAAGGTTTATTCAATGGTAAAAGAATGGAAATGCAACTTAAAGGAGGAGGTCCAACTCCCTACTGTCGTGGAGCAGATGGTAGAGCTGTCTTAAGGTCTAGCGTTCGAGAATTTCTCGCACAGGAATTAATGGATGCCTTGGGAATCCCTACCTCAAGATCTTTAACACTTTATGTCTCACGTTCAGAAATAGTTAGAAGACCGTGGTATTCCAAAGGGTCCAGATATTTTGAACCTGATATCATGATTGATAATCAAGCAGCAATTACTACGAGAGTCGCTCCATCTTTTTTACGTGTAGGCCAGATTGAACTTTTTGCAAGAAGAGTTCGCGATAATGCGCATGATGAGGCCCTCAATGAACTAAAGATGATAGTTCAACATCTAATTGATAGAAATTATAAAGATGAAATTGAATATGAGATTTCGATTCAAAGTAAAGTAATAAAACTGGCTTCTTTATACAGATCAAGACTTATATCACTTATAGCCAACTGGATGAGAGTTGGTTATTGCCAGGGTAATTTCAATAGTGATAATTGTGCTGCTGGAGGTTATACCTTGGATTATGGCCCCTTTGGATTCTGTGAATTATTTGATCCAAGATTTCAACCATGGACAGGTGGAGGTGAACATTTCTCATTTTTTAACCAGCCTTCTGCAGCGGCAATCAACTTTAAAACATTCTGTTCCTCTCTTAGTCCGTTAATTTCACAAAGGAAACAAGATCAAGAAAAGTTAGATCAAATCGAAAAAGACTTTTCTGAATTAATGAATAAGGAATTGATGAAAATGTGGGCAAACAAGCTTGGTTTAGAACATTACAACGAAACTCTAATAAATGAATTTTTTAATCTCATGGTTATTTCAAAAGCAGACTATACAATTTTGTTCCGTAAACTCTCTGAAATCCCTGATAACTTAGATTCTTTAAAAGATTGTTTCTATTTACCAATTAATGACGAGCTCAATAATAGGTGGGAAGTATGGCTTGAAAACTGGCAAACAGTGTTGAAGAAAGAGGGAAATATTAAAGCAAAATCGGCATCAATGAAATCCCTTAATCCAGTCTATACTTGGCGCGAATGGATGGTCGTTCCTGCATATGAAGAAGCTGAAAAGGGAAATTATAAGAAAATAAAAGAGTTACAGGATATCTTTAGCAATCCATATGTAGAACAACCCGCAGAAATAGATCAAAAATATAATCGACTAAAGCCAAGCCAGTATTTTAACTATGGAGGAGTATCTCATTACAGTTGTTCTTCGTAA
- a CDS encoding cupin domain-containing protein translates to MQIKTFIPFCFLFIGTLALPQPSLAEEKIEVIPIIQSSKGLSGKNFNYLEGKPELRLLKVKIPVGLKTPIHTHPSPMLIHVTRGRLKHVRGEEINFFKAGDAFIESNNGGTHYVKNVGKKAAILHVGVVSVVGMPTAINE, encoded by the coding sequence ATGCAAATAAAAACATTTATTCCATTTTGTTTCCTTTTTATTGGGACTTTAGCTTTGCCACAACCTTCTCTTGCTGAAGAAAAGATTGAAGTTATACCTATTATTCAAAGTTCAAAAGGACTTAGTGGTAAAAATTTTAATTATCTCGAGGGTAAGCCTGAATTAAGACTCTTAAAAGTCAAGATTCCAGTTGGCTTGAAAACTCCAATTCATACTCATCCTTCCCCAATGTTGATTCATGTCACCAGAGGAAGATTAAAACATGTTAGGGGTGAAGAAATTAATTTCTTTAAAGCGGGTGATGCATTTATAGAGAGTAATAATGGGGGCACCCACTATGTGAAAAATGTTGGAAAGAAGGCGGCCATACTTCATGTGGGAGTTGTATCAGTAGTTGGAATGCCTACGGCCATAAATGAATAA
- a CDS encoding chlorophyll a/b-binding protein, translating to MSPLTGFLAVIVFFTAILVAYLTKQFQNENLNYSSSNQMKNTNTKVKIIEKEKVVAETLNGRFAMLGLIAAVGAYLTTGQIIPGFV from the coding sequence ATGAGTCCACTTACAGGTTTCTTAGCCGTAATTGTATTCTTTACAGCCATCCTCGTTGCTTATTTAACCAAGCAATTCCAAAACGAAAATTTAAACTATTCATCTTCTAATCAAATGAAAAACACAAACACAAAAGTCAAAATAATCGAAAAAGAAAAAGTTGTTGCTGAAACTCTTAACGGCAGATTCGCAATGCTTGGATTAATTGCTGCTGTTGGAGCATACCTAACAACAGGTCAAATAATTCCTGGTTTCGTTTAA
- a CDS encoding heat-labile enterotoxin alpha chain — protein sequence MKLTTYKPKDSMIRLLIASILFFIPLGGFADEKQREIENEALNLVIKKYGKGLENSLKGTRVTPSYRSWYENDCFVSIAAGTYQEDTWSAMKWFSVNVCSESAEIMESE from the coding sequence ATGAAATTAACTACATATAAACCAAAAGACTCAATGATACGTTTACTTATTGCATCAATTCTTTTTTTTATTCCACTAGGAGGTTTTGCTGATGAAAAGCAAAGAGAAATTGAGAATGAAGCTTTAAATCTTGTTATTAAAAAATATGGAAAAGGCTTAGAAAATAGTTTAAAAGGAACGCGAGTAACTCCCAGTTATCGAAGTTGGTATGAAAATGATTGTTTTGTAAGTATTGCAGCAGGTACTTACCAAGAAGATACTTGGTCGGCAATGAAGTGGTTTAGCGTTAATGTCTGTTCTGAATCAGCTGAAATAATGGAAAGTGAATGA
- a CDS encoding type 1 glutamine amidotransferase has translation MKGIRRLLVLQHLEIEGPGLFEQFAKERDLKIEIIRLDNKNALPQTKKGDLILIMGGPMGVKDIGSERYPWLKLERDFIKKELENERPIIGVCLGAQLLANAAGGDVEILKCGSPPKALPEIGWSQIFTNKSNKDFKALFEEPFHVLHWHGDRILLPDKAVLIASSARCKEQFFRIGNFAYGLQFHIETTGRMINNWIKEDKEFVLEGLGSNGQEILKEENKKYIDKTFLKRKLLISRLFELLDN, from the coding sequence ATGAAGGGAATAAGACGCCTATTAGTTCTTCAGCATTTAGAAATAGAAGGGCCAGGTCTTTTTGAACAATTTGCTAAAGAAAGAGATTTAAAAATAGAAATTATTCGTTTAGATAACAAAAATGCTCTACCGCAAACAAAAAAAGGTGACTTAATTTTAATTATGGGTGGGCCAATGGGAGTTAAAGATATTGGAAGCGAAAGATATCCATGGCTTAAGTTAGAAAGAGATTTTATAAAAAAAGAATTAGAAAATGAGAGACCTATAATCGGTGTTTGCTTAGGTGCTCAGTTGCTTGCGAATGCGGCTGGAGGAGATGTAGAAATTCTTAAATGTGGATCACCTCCAAAAGCATTACCAGAAATTGGATGGTCTCAAATTTTTACTAATAAATCAAATAAAGACTTTAAAGCACTGTTTGAAGAACCTTTTCATGTACTGCATTGGCATGGAGATAGGATTTTATTACCTGATAAAGCAGTACTCATTGCTAGTAGTGCGCGTTGTAAGGAACAGTTTTTTAGGATTGGTAATTTTGCTTACGGATTACAATTCCATATAGAGACGACGGGGAGAATGATAAATAACTGGATTAAAGAAGATAAAGAGTTTGTCCTTGAGGGATTAGGATCAAATGGTCAGGAAATTTTAAAAGAAGAGAATAAAAAATATATTGATAAAACTTTTTTAAAAAGAAAGCTTCTAATAAGTAGATTATTTGAATTATTAGATAATTAA
- a CDS encoding DUF1651 domain-containing protein: protein MEPKYSFGCSTSKPNGCLLNPEGSRMIFFEECKNSPKPNLKIHTHLFYTNHLGEPGGYKSSEKLNINSAWKKWHELHRKGWTEVSHNYG from the coding sequence ATGGAGCCTAAGTACTCATTTGGTTGTAGCACTAGCAAACCCAACGGATGTCTACTAAATCCCGAAGGCAGCAGAATGATCTTTTTCGAAGAATGCAAAAATTCTCCTAAACCTAATTTAAAAATTCATACTCATCTTTTCTACACAAATCACCTTGGAGAACCAGGAGGGTACAAATCCTCTGAAAAACTCAACATAAATTCAGCTTGGAAAAAGTGGCACGAACTTCACCGAAAAGGATGGACAGAAGTATCGCACAATTACGGATAA
- a CDS encoding DUF6447 family protein: MTDSGATEQKRKLKFEGSDYYMDSLPESVKQLVAGINAADLQTKMYQDTLKLIAVGKSKLVEELKKGLEDIDPINTN; the protein is encoded by the coding sequence ATGACAGATTCTGGAGCTACTGAACAAAAAAGAAAATTGAAATTTGAAGGTTCAGATTATTATATGGATTCATTGCCTGAATCAGTTAAACAATTAGTAGCAGGGATTAACGCTGCAGATTTACAAACCAAAATGTATCAAGACACATTAAAATTAATAGCTGTAGGTAAATCAAAATTAGTAGAAGAATTAAAAAAGGGTTTAGAAGATATAGATCCTATAAATACTAATTAA
- a CDS encoding inward rectifier potassium channel — protein MELTELIKDYVATELLSSIEIDFLEGELWETTQHIAEINTVIKAPKNICKKLGLDENSCWQLCCAAVLDSSRPLKNGQKRVDDFKKLINRYEINYI, from the coding sequence GTGGAATTAACTGAGCTAATTAAGGATTACGTTGCTACAGAATTATTATCAAGTATTGAAATTGACTTTCTAGAAGGAGAATTATGGGAAACTACTCAACATATTGCAGAAATAAATACAGTCATAAAAGCTCCAAAAAATATATGTAAGAAATTAGGACTAGATGAAAATTCTTGTTGGCAATTATGTTGTGCAGCCGTTCTTGACTCCTCAAGACCATTAAAGAATGGACAAAAAAGAGTTGATGACTTTAAAAAATTAATTAATCGATATGAAATTAACTACATATAA
- a CDS encoding type IV pilin protein — translation MHCHKIEKNNGFTLIELVIVIGVLGILSIIAIPSFLTVIEKTADRVVRTSLLQSFKECQIDIISDEKVPTFKLDMGTVRRNGFYTFYQQYDYIPRKDGSIPPTKLGNCIGPLGPHRLGVRKVKGKNKNGELWINLSTGERTVKGQLKWD, via the coding sequence ATGCATTGTCATAAAATAGAAAAAAATAATGGTTTCACATTAATAGAATTAGTAATAGTAATAGGAGTATTGGGAATACTTTCAATAATTGCTATACCATCTTTCTTAACTGTTATTGAAAAGACTGCAGATAGAGTTGTTAGGACTAGTCTTTTGCAATCTTTTAAAGAATGTCAAATAGATATCATTAGTGATGAAAAAGTTCCAACTTTCAAGCTAGATATGGGAACTGTTAGAAGAAATGGCTTTTATACATTTTACCAACAATATGATTACATTCCAAGAAAAGATGGATCGATACCTCCAACTAAACTTGGGAACTGTATTGGACCTTTAGGACCTCATAGATTAGGGGTAAGAAAAGTAAAAGGTAAAAATAAAAATGGAGAGCTATGGATAAATTTAAGTACCGGAGAAAGAACTGTGAAAGGACAATTAAAGTGGGATTAA
- a CDS encoding high light inducible protein yields MEFAKKIMTEKAEKLNGKAAMLGMFALVGAYYFTGQILPGIF; encoded by the coding sequence ATGGAATTCGCAAAAAAAATCATGACCGAAAAAGCTGAAAAGCTTAATGGTAAAGCCGCAATGCTTGGAATGTTTGCTCTTGTAGGAGCTTATTATTTTACTGGTCAAATTCTTCCAGGAATTTTCTAG
- a CDS encoding NRAMP family divalent metal transporter — protein sequence MNLTKRIQKSLGPGILLAGAAIGGSHLLSSTTAGARFGFSLVGLILLTNLLKYPFLLVGTRFTASTGKSLLEGFKERNSYYLPLFLIVSLITGTFTIAAVSFVSGVLLTNIPFFSTFPPMDLSIGILGVSGMILILGKYKALDRISKFLVALLTFLTLFAVLSLLFKGSINESLNMSFVEPEISPWKLTNLAFLIPLMGWMPCPVELCVWPSLWMFSRAKDSKYTPNIREAEFDFNLGYAITVVTAIFFLMLGAITMYGTGDGMLSGSGVSFAQKLILLYTKSIGDWSKWIIIPAAFAAMFSTTITCLDAYPRSISAIQGLLRGTDFGHMDSKAERNRFQQWMILHIFASLIALLIARSGGIGVKDFVFAAMTGSFLTAPLFAWMAMDTINSKLVPIKNRYGLFLKTICWIGLIFLILFSLLFIANSFFGIGIG from the coding sequence ATGAATTTAACAAAAAGAATACAAAAAAGTTTAGGTCCAGGGATTTTACTAGCGGGAGCAGCTATTGGGGGTTCACATTTGTTGTCATCAACGACGGCTGGTGCGAGGTTTGGATTTTCATTGGTAGGCCTAATCCTTCTTACTAATCTTTTAAAATATCCATTTTTGTTGGTTGGGACTAGATTTACAGCCTCTACTGGTAAATCATTATTAGAAGGTTTCAAAGAGAGGAATTCTTATTATCTTCCTTTATTTTTAATAGTTAGTTTAATTACAGGTACTTTCACAATAGCTGCTGTAAGTTTTGTTTCTGGCGTTCTATTAACTAATATCCCCTTTTTCTCTACTTTCCCCCCGATGGACTTGTCTATAGGAATTCTGGGTGTCTCTGGAATGATTTTAATTCTTGGTAAATATAAAGCACTTGATAGAATTTCGAAATTTTTAGTAGCTCTGCTAACCTTTTTAACATTATTTGCAGTCTTATCACTTTTATTCAAAGGTTCAATAAATGAGTCTCTAAATATGAGTTTTGTTGAACCAGAAATAAGCCCATGGAAGTTAACAAACTTAGCTTTTTTGATCCCTCTAATGGGATGGATGCCTTGCCCAGTAGAGTTATGTGTTTGGCCTTCTTTATGGATGTTTTCTCGAGCAAAAGATTCAAAATATACACCAAACATCAGAGAAGCAGAATTTGATTTTAATCTCGGTTACGCAATAACTGTTGTTACAGCTATTTTCTTCCTTATGCTTGGAGCAATAACTATGTATGGCACTGGAGATGGAATGCTTTCTGGGAGTGGAGTCTCCTTTGCTCAAAAGTTAATACTCCTCTACACTAAATCCATTGGTGATTGGTCTAAATGGATCATTATCCCTGCAGCATTTGCCGCAATGTTTAGTACTACAATTACTTGCCTAGATGCATATCCAAGAAGTATTTCTGCTATTCAAGGTTTATTGAGGGGTACTGATTTTGGACACATGGATTCCAAGGCAGAGAGAAATAGATTTCAACAGTGGATGATTTTGCATATCTTTGCATCCTTAATAGCTTTGCTTATTGCGAGGTCAGGCGGTATTGGAGTAAAAGATTTTGTATTTGCAGCAATGACTGGAAGTTTCCTTACCGCACCTTTATTTGCATGGATGGCAATGGATACTATAAATAGCAAATTAGTGCCAATTAAAAATAGATATGGATTGTTTCTAAAAACAATATGTTGGATAGGATTGATTTTCTTAATTTTATTTAGTTTATTGTTTATTGCAAATTCATTTTTTGGTATTGGAATTGGTTAA
- a CDS encoding sodium-dependent transporter gives MDSKISQREQWTSKLGFILAAAGSAVGLGNLWGFAYRASQGGGAAFVLLYILIVLIVCIPVFVAEMALGRNAMTSTLLAPVKLAGKNWYPLGILFFIAPLGIASYYSVIMGWTADTLFHSLFFGLPKNLTEAETFFGSISSGSSVLLGHLLSLVLTAIIVSSGVKRGIEKVTRYFMPILFIIIVILAIWASSLSGAWEGYKTFLLKFDFNELRNPQTIRNAFTQAFFSLSLGIGIMVTYASYLNKKSNLPKLSVGVASLDTLVGLMAGLITFPIVLTFGLSDAISESVVGALFISIPTGLGSYGAAGRIVAVAFFALAYIAAITSSVSLLEVPVASLMDKFGFRREKSVWLITLFLFLAGIPSALNLNILGTVDSIFGGVLLIFGGFLVTFFMGWVVPGKFNEELSDSKVGIKTTRYLKFMTRWVAPPIIGFGLFISVFDLLKGWVS, from the coding sequence TTGGACTCAAAAATTTCTCAAAGAGAACAATGGACTAGTAAGCTGGGATTCATTTTAGCTGCTGCTGGTAGCGCAGTTGGTCTCGGAAACCTTTGGGGTTTTGCCTACAGAGCCTCTCAAGGTGGAGGTGCAGCTTTTGTACTTTTATACATATTGATCGTTTTAATTGTATGTATTCCGGTATTTGTTGCTGAAATGGCTTTAGGTAGAAATGCAATGACAAGTACATTACTTGCACCTGTTAAGCTGGCTGGGAAAAATTGGTATCCATTAGGGATCTTGTTCTTTATAGCTCCTTTGGGTATAGCATCATATTATTCAGTGATAATGGGCTGGACAGCCGACACCTTGTTCCATTCTTTATTTTTTGGATTACCAAAGAATTTAACTGAAGCAGAAACCTTCTTTGGCTCTATTAGTAGTGGTAGCAGTGTTTTGTTGGGGCACCTATTAAGTCTTGTACTTACAGCCATAATAGTTTCATCAGGAGTAAAAAGAGGGATAGAAAAGGTTACTAGATATTTCATGCCAATCCTTTTTATAATTATTGTAATTCTTGCTATTTGGGCTTCTTCACTTTCAGGGGCATGGGAAGGATATAAAACATTTCTACTTAAGTTTGATTTTAATGAATTAAGAAATCCTCAAACAATAAGAAACGCTTTTACACAAGCATTCTTTTCATTAAGTTTAGGCATTGGAATTATGGTTACTTACGCCTCGTATCTAAATAAAAAAAGTAATCTTCCAAAACTAAGTGTTGGAGTGGCATCATTAGATACTTTGGTTGGACTAATGGCTGGATTGATAACTTTCCCAATAGTTTTAACATTCGGTTTAAGTGACGCTATTTCTGAATCCGTAGTTGGTGCTTTATTCATATCAATTCCAACAGGCCTAGGTTCATATGGTGCAGCAGGAAGAATTGTAGCTGTTGCATTTTTTGCACTAGCCTATATTGCAGCTATAACTTCCTCTGTTTCATTATTGGAAGTTCCAGTTGCATCTTTAATGGATAAATTTGGTTTTAGAAGAGAAAAATCGGTTTGGTTGATAACTCTATTCCTATTCTTAGCAGGCATTCCTTCTGCCTTGAACTTAAACATTCTTGGAACAGTTGATTCGATTTTTGGAGGAGTATTGCTTATCTTTGGTGGATTCTTGGTAACCTTCTTTATGGGATGGGTCGTCCCAGGAAAGTTCAATGAAGAACTTAGTGACTCAAAAGTCGGAATCAAAACGACACGTTACTTGAAATTCATGACAAGATGGGTTGCTCCCCCAATTATTGGTTTTGGACTATTTATTAGTGTTTTTGATTTGCTTAAAGGCTGGGTAAGTTAA
- a CDS encoding YSC84-related protein produces the protein MKLFNILASVIFYSIFCFSHQPIKANPKLYFSNTNDLLLIGWKIKKNSDLERKANFKTIDALKKFKKIKRLKPYFKEAVGYAVFPNVGKVGIGIGGARGNGEVFEKHKVIGSASLTQLSIGFQLGAQAFSQIIFFQNKSDLNRFTKGNFEFDASASAALITGGANASADYSNGAAVFTFSKGGLMYEASIGGQKFSYQSY, from the coding sequence ATGAAACTATTTAATATACTGGCTTCAGTCATTTTTTATTCAATCTTTTGCTTTTCTCATCAACCTATAAAGGCTAATCCTAAATTATATTTTTCTAATACAAATGATTTATTATTAATAGGATGGAAAATCAAAAAAAATTCAGATTTAGAAAGAAAAGCTAATTTTAAAACAATAGATGCTTTAAAAAAATTCAAGAAAATAAAAAGATTAAAACCATATTTTAAAGAAGCTGTGGGATATGCGGTCTTTCCTAATGTGGGTAAAGTTGGTATTGGGATAGGAGGAGCCAGAGGAAATGGTGAGGTATTTGAAAAGCACAAGGTTATCGGTTCTGCTAGTTTGACTCAACTTTCTATTGGGTTTCAGTTAGGGGCTCAAGCTTTTAGCCAAATAATCTTTTTTCAAAACAAAAGCGATCTAAATAGATTTACTAAAGGTAATTTTGAATTTGATGCATCAGCTAGCGCAGCATTGATTACAGGAGGAGCAAATGCTTCTGCAGACTATAGTAATGGGGCAGCAGTTTTCACATTTTCTAAGGGTGGCTTAATGTATGAAGCAAGTATTGGAGGGCAAAAGTTTTCTTATCAAAGCTATTAA